From the genome of Kryptolebias marmoratus isolate JLee-2015 linkage group LG19, ASM164957v2, whole genome shotgun sequence, one region includes:
- the LOC108250491 gene encoding solute carrier family 35 member D3, whose amino-acid sequence MDVVRSRLLGISVAVAHGVFSGSLNILLKFLISNYHFSFLTLIQFLTSFTAALTLETLRRLGRVHIPPFSLQLSKEFAAVCILSTLQSTLTLWSLRGLSLPMYVVFKRCLPLFTLCIGVCVLRNAMPSIGVVTAVLITTGGAVLAGAGDLTGDPFGYVTGVLAVIIHASYLVLIQKTSLESEYGPLTAQYAITIMASPVLLVCSLISMDAFNMWSYEGWKEPQITVIFILCIFIGCAMNFTTLHCTYINSAVTTSFVGVVKSIATITVGMLAFKDVSPTRLFIGGVVVNTIGSVIYCVVKYFETKKKSLYEDLEKSEKDASQPEDPYREKPPADGARPTTGSEPGEEPSGDSKEEATPRVANGELRVGDGELKPGVMTEEEVLEMQREHLHRESSAPPQAVSDSFVGVWRSIRHLQFTKKEKLLDNMEVQSP is encoded by the exons ATGGACGTGGTCCGGAGCCGCCTGCTGGGGATCTCTGTGGCCGTGGCGCACGGGGTCTTCTCCGGGTCCCTGAACATCCTGCTGAAGTTCCTCATCAGTAATTATCACTTCAGCTTCCTGACCCTGATCCAGTTCCTGACCAGCTTCACGGCGGCTCTGACCCTGGAGACCCTGAGGAGGCTGGGGAGGGTCCACATCCCCCCCTTCAGCCTGCAGCTGTCCAAG GAGTTTGCCGCGGTGTGCATCCTGTCCACGCTGCAGTCCACCCTCACCCTGTGGTCCCTCCGGGGACTCAGCCTGCCCATGTACGTTGTGTTCAAGCGCTGCCTGCCTCTCTTCACGCTCTGCATCGGCGTGTGCGTGCTGAGGAACGCCATGCCGTCCATCGGCGTGGTGACCGCCGTGCTGATCACCACCGGAGGAGCCGTGCTGGCTG GTGCGGGCGATCTCACCGGCGATCCCTTCGGTTATGTCACGGGAGTTCTGGCGGTGATCATCCATGCCTCCtacctggttctgatccagaaaACCAGTCTGGAAAGCGAGTACGGCCCTCTGACTGCTCAGTATGCCATCACCATCATGGCGTCCCCG GTTCTGCTCGTGTGCTCGCTCATCTCCATGGACGCCTTCAACATGTGGTCCTACGAGGGCTGGAAGGAGCCTCAGATCACCGTCATCTTCATCCTCTGCATCTTCATCGGCTGTGCCATGAACTTCACCACCCTTCACTGCACCTACATCAACTCGGCTGTCACCACCAGCTTCGTCGGCGTCGTCAAGAGCATCGCCACCATCACGGTCGGCATGCTGGCCTTCAAGGACGTGTCGCCAACCCGGCTGTTCATCGGCGGCGTGGTGGTGAACACCATCGGCTCCGTCATCTACTGCGTGGTCAAATACTTtgagacaaagaagaagagttTGTACGAGGACCTGGAGAAGTCGGAGAAGGACGCCTCGCAGCCTGAAGACCCGTACAGAGAGAAGCCACCAGCGGACGGCGCCAGGCCAACCactgggtcagaaccaggagaagaacCAAGCGGTGACAGCAAGGAGGAAGCAACGCCCCGAGTGGCTAACGGAGAGTTACGTGTGGGAGACGGAGAACTGAAACCTGGAGTCATGACTGAAGAGGAGGTGCTGGAGATGCAGAGGGAGCACCTCCACAGGGAGAGCTCCGCCCCCCCTCAGGCGGTCAGTGACAGCTTTGTGGGCGTGTGGAGGTCCATCAGACATCTGCAGttcacaaagaaagaaaagttactCGATAACATGGAGGTGCAGAGTCCGTAA